DNA from Luteolibacter yonseiensis:
GAAGTTGCCGGCGGTGCGCGCTGATCACCTTGGCTAAGGCAAAAGGCATGCTCAGGCACCCGCCGGGTGTGCGGGATTTTTCAACAACTGTTTTGCCTACTTTGTAGGATAACTGTTGTTTGACGCGATCGGCCGCCTCCGAGCATCGCCCATCCCGAGAGATGGATACTGGCTTCTGCCACCTCTTGTCTTTGAGGTAAAATTTTTCGAATTCCTCCTGCAGCTGATGGAGCTGGGTGATGAGCAAAAAGCGTTCGTTGTGGAGTTGTGTGATGGTGGCACAAGTCGCGCGACGCTGTGCGATCAAAGCCAGCCATGCCGCCGCACCCCGATCCGCCGTGGGTTTGAAGGCTGGCAAAGGAAAGTGAGCGTTCGCTTGAAGCTCATCGTACATCTGTAGACAGGCGGTCTTGTCTGAAAGGACATGATCGAGGATAAACGACTCGGCGGCTTCCGCGCGGAGGGATGTCATGGCGGCGTCCGGGTCGACCGTATGAACGGCCAAGGCATCCTGCAGGGCCGGGGTTTTTGGCATGGGCGGCATGGAACGCGACGATGCCGGAATGTTGGGGGAGGAGGGAGAGGGGGAGATGGAACTTCCGAGTTTTTCCAATTCCGAAAGGAAAAAATCGGGTGCTGCCAGAATTTGGCGGGCATTTGCCAAGAGGCAGCGATCTGGATTACGCAGGAAAAAACGGAGAAGCGCGCCATTGTAGGCGGTCCAATTGTCCAATAAAAACCGGAGGCGGGTTTCGTCAGGCTCGGCGGCTTCGTAAAGCATCGATTCCGAAAGGGAATGATGGGGCTCGTCATAAATGAGCGCGAACACCGTCTTGGAATCAAACGAACTCCAGTATTCCAGACAAAAAATCGCCTGGGTATCCGCCCATCCCCAAAGGCCCTGGCCCACGTTCCCCAGCGTCAGATCAAGAGGAAGGTCATTCCATAGCGGATCAGCGGGAATTTGCTGGAAATCTGCTTCGTCCGTCAAATTCCCAGCCGGAGGTATTTGATAGGCGGAACACAGGGAGCGTGTGATTTCTTTTGGGAGCAGGCGCTCGCGTCGTGATGGCCGCGGTGGGTTCATCCCGCTTTTCTCCAGACATTCCTCTACATCCGTAGCCGTGGTTTGCGAGTGTCCGATGATAATGACCTTGTTCATAGAGAAATGTTTGGAATTTGAGACTGCGGTGCGAGGCTCCCCACCGAGACACTTGTGTGGCAGAAAGGAATGGTTTTAAATACCATTGGCAAGGCAATTAATGGACGATCGTGTGTCGCTGGAAGCTGTGTCAGAATGTCCTCGTTGAAAGAGCAGCAGCTCGCCGGTTTGCCCAAAGTCCGGAGGAGTGGGGACATGGTGGAAACCAGCGGAGAGCATGTCGGTTTGCATGGATCCGGCATTCCCTATTCCATGTCGAGTGTGGCAGTTTGAGACCCTGACGGCGATCCACTGGAATCTCCGCAGCACTTCATGTGGAGTTGCTGCGAGCGCGGATGCTTCAAATTCGTTGAGTTCGAGCACGAGCAGATTGCCAGGTCCGGCCATGTCGATCCCGTCACAGATTTCACTTATGGTTGTCGTTGTTACAGTGATTTTTTCGGCAGCTTCGAAATTGGGAAGATGCTCCAGGCATGGGCGGGGTGGATCCAACGACAAGAAGATCTGATCCCTGCTGTCTTCCCTGACATTCCTGTAAATTACGGCCGTTTTTTCGCATGCTTTTTCGGCCACCACGGCTTGCCGAACCCGGATGCGGCCTGCGGCGTCTTCAAATTTCCGGAGCTTGGCAACCTCCTCCCCGAGTGCCTCCACCAAAACCATCCGGCGGGCGCCCAACCGGAGATAATCCTCCAGTTCTCCGCAAGGCCCCGCGCCAAGATGGACGACCGTATCGAGACAGTATGTTGTCTCGGATACCTTGAGAAGCGCGCTCCGCATGCTTGCTGGCCGGCTGTTCCGGCCATAGGGCAGCAGCAGGAGTTTGACGTTCGCTGTGAAATCCGATTGCTCCTCGGAAGGAACGATGCTGTCTCCGATCCGCCGGCCGGGTGTCGCCAGCAGCGTGACGATTGCGTCCTTCAAATCGGCGGCCACCAGATCACTGTCAAAGTTCGCCAGCGCGTAATTTTTTCCATTCCGTCCGACTCTGGCACGAGTCTCAGGTTCCGTGCTCGCGGCGATCCCTGCCGCCCATGCTGTAGGGCTGTCGCCGTCCATGAGGAAGGCATTCACGCCATGTTCCAATGACTCGCCGAACCCGCAGCGACAGGTGAGTATCGGCTTGCCCATGGCCATCGCCTTGACCAGCCGCGACGGCAGGCGGAACCGGTTGAAAGTGTCGGGGAGGCCGGGCGAACAAACAATGTCGCAGGCCTTGAGCATGGCCATGTAGTCGCCGTCGTCGGCCAGATCGGGTGATGCGAATTCAATTGTGGAATGGAGGCGTTCGCGCGCCATGCCTGCCACAGGCAGCGCGGACCGGCCCGGGGTGACCACGAGCGCCAATGGAGTGCTCGTACCGGTTGCCGCAATGTTAAGCGCGGTGAGAAAAACCGCATATTCATTGGAGTAATTATATAAGGCTCCTCCGATAAAGATGACCACCCTGTCGGAACTGATGCCATGACGTGCCAATACGAGGTCCCGTTCCTCGCCGCTCAACGGGGTGCGGTTGAAGTCTTCTTTCGATGCCACGGGAGGGACCACCAGGGTGGGGACCCCGTATTCCCTGGCGAGTCTTTGTGCGAAGGGATGCCAAATCGCCGTGTGAAGCGACGCAAGCCGATAGCATAAAGCGCGCGTGACCGGTTCAATCCATCTGTCGTAGCTGGGGTCGAGAAAGACAGACAGGCTGTGTTTGAGGTCGATGGCCCCCAGATAGTGGATGATTTCATCCTGGGTGATGACCGGTTTATCCAACAAGGGCAGGACTTTGCCGGCGGCGGTTCCCTGCCTGATCTCGTAAATCTGAAGGTCATCGTCCTCGGACTGCATGACGAGGCGCGCGCCGGTGAGGTGGATGATTTCGAGGGCCGCTCGTTGGACTCGGGAGCGCACGCCATTGGCATATACGATATGAGGCGAAAAGCCGATGACATCCGCACGGACCTCCGGTGAGAGCGATGCGCCTTCGAAGGGATAGGAGCGCCATTTCAGTCCGTTGTCGAAAGGTTTGCAGTATCCCTCCGCCAGGACATTGACTTCGCAGCCCAGACGCAACAGAGATTCTCCCAAGGTTTGGATATAGCGTCCCGTGGCTCCGTTTCTGGCGCTGGGAATAACAATCAGAATCCGTATCGGAGAAGTCGGCTGGACGGTAGGAGAAGGATGTGTTGTATCTCCGTCCTCCGTATGGTGGTCGCTTGTTGGCGGGGAGGCATCGGTACGGTCCCGCGTGTCGGCGAGATGTTGGAGGTAGTCTTCAATTTCAACGCAGCCCTTCCCGGGAAGGGAGTATCTTGAATGCCTGATGTAAAGGAGATGAAATATCTCCTCCAGGGAACGGTTTCTCCTACGTGCCGGTGCGGGTATGTGATCGCGGGTCAGCCCCCATCCCGCGTAGAATGGAATTCCGAAACAATGAACTTCCTTTCCTGCCATCAAGGCTTCGAATCCCAAATGAGATGTGCAGACAAATACCAGATCGACCGCCTCAAGCAGGCAGTAGGGATTCACGTCGAAGTCAATGACAGCAACCTGGGGAGGAAGGCTGGCGGGTAGCAGTTTCGTTAGATATGATTCCGAATTTTTGTTGATTGTCTCGGGATGGAGCTTCACCAGGATATCAAAATCCGAATGTGCCAGTGCGGATTTCCACATCCTCAGAAAACTCATGCCGCAGCCGAATCCGTGATTGACGGTGGGGGCTGAAACCGGTTGGTCGACCAATAGAATCCGTTTCCGCCCCTTGCTCGCGATACGGCTGTGGAGATCGATGCGGGGATGGGACTCCAATTTTGAAATACGCCACGAAACAATTTTCTGTGAAATCCCCGTGGCCCGGAGCTTCTGTTCATCGGTCAGACGATACTCGTCCGAGTTGAGTGCCGACTGTATTGAAGATGGATTGGATGCATCATAATATGCCGCTCCCGTGGTGATCAGGATGGATCTTTTTTGCGCGGGTCCCGCACCTTCTTCCGGTGGGCGGACGAAACCGTCCTGCAAAATGAGGTGTGTCTTCCCATCCCTCTCCGCTTGTTGGGAGGCCAGGAGATTCATGTCGTGATTTCCGCCCGCCCAGCTGGTGAAGACGTTGATCCTGCCAGCTTGCATATTGCTGTCATATGGGGCGACATAGTCAGCGAAATCCAACAACTCCGGCAGCGGATGATATGGATTTTTCAGCGGGAAGGGAAGCGAGCACGTGCCTTGGGAGAACGGCTCGAAGAAGTCTTCAAACAGGTGTTTTGTGTAAG
Protein-coding regions in this window:
- a CDS encoding glycosyltransferase — translated: MAGDFKTAEHFCSKGLARQPDNLWLAQIHARIADSTSDSSTRQKRWRRVVEMGGDKAPVKAFTTLADISSSQAEFSQAGEILRLGLAIHPDDAALKQKLARISFRKRPMTPPPSGIPDGAYTKHLFEDFFEPFSQGTCSLPFPLKNPYHPLPELLDFADYVAPYDSNMQAGRINVFTSWAGGNHDMNLLASQQAERDGKTHLILQDGFVRPPEEGAGPAQKRSILITTGAAYYDASNPSSIQSALNSDEYRLTDEQKLRATGISQKIVSWRISKLESHPRIDLHSRIASKGRKRILLVDQPVSAPTVNHGFGCGMSFLRMWKSALAHSDFDILVKLHPETINKNSESYLTKLLPASLPPQVAVIDFDVNPYCLLEAVDLVFVCTSHLGFEALMAGKEVHCFGIPFYAGWGLTRDHIPAPARRRNRSLEEIFHLLYIRHSRYSLPGKGCVEIEDYLQHLADTRDRTDASPPTSDHHTEDGDTTHPSPTVQPTSPIRILIVIPSARNGATGRYIQTLGESLLRLGCEVNVLAEGYCKPFDNGLKWRSYPFEGASLSPEVRADVIGFSPHIVYANGVRSRVQRAALEIIHLTGARLVMQSEDDDLQIYEIRQGTAAGKVLPLLDKPVITQDEIIHYLGAIDLKHSLSVFLDPSYDRWIEPVTRALCYRLASLHTAIWHPFAQRLAREYGVPTLVVPPVASKEDFNRTPLSGEERDLVLARHGISSDRVVIFIGGALYNYSNEYAVFLTALNIAATGTSTPLALVVTPGRSALPVAGMARERLHSTIEFASPDLADDGDYMAMLKACDIVCSPGLPDTFNRFRLPSRLVKAMAMGKPILTCRCGFGESLEHGVNAFLMDGDSPTAWAAGIAASTEPETRARVGRNGKNYALANFDSDLVAADLKDAIVTLLATPGRRIGDSIVPSEEQSDFTANVKLLLLPYGRNSRPASMRSALLKVSETTYCLDTVVHLGAGPCGELEDYLRLGARRMVLVEALGEEVAKLRKFEDAAGRIRVRQAVVAEKACEKTAVIYRNVREDSRDQIFLSLDPPRPCLEHLPNFEAAEKITVTTTTISEICDGIDMAGPGNLLVLELNEFEASALAATPHEVLRRFQWIAVRVSNCHTRHGIGNAGSMQTDMLSAGFHHVPTPPDFGQTGELLLFQRGHSDTASSDTRSSINCLANGI